One window of Camelina sativa cultivar DH55 chromosome 4, Cs, whole genome shotgun sequence genomic DNA carries:
- the LOC104781134 gene encoding beta-galactosidase 2-like, which yields MGLHFRVIAWIFLAVLCFSSLIYSIEAVVTYDHKALIINGQRRILLSGSIHYPRSTPEMWPDLIHKAKEGGLDVIQTYVFWSGHEPSPGNYYFEDRYDLVKFTKLVHRAGLYLDLRIGPYVCAEWNFGGFPVWLKYVPGIVFRTDNEPFKIAMQKFTKKIVDMMKEEKLFQTQGGPIILSQIENEYGPVQWEMGAAGKAYSKWTAEMALGLSTGVPWIMCKQEDAPYPIIDTCNGFYCEGFKPNSVNKPKLWTENWTGWFTEFGGAIPNRPVEDIAFSVARFIHNGGSFMNYYMYYGGTNFDRTAGVFIATSYDYDAPLDEYGLPREPKYSHLKELHKVIKMCEPALVSVDPTITSLGDNQEAHVFKSKTSCAAFLSNYDTSHPARVIFGGFPYDLPPWSISILPDCKTEYHNTAKIRVPSRLMKMVPTSPRFSWKSYNEAIPSSNDVGTFVKDGLVEQISMTRDKTDYFWYLTDITISPNEKFVKTGDDPLLTICSAGHALHVFVNGQLSGTSYGALSNSKLTFSQKIKLHVGINKLALLSTAVGLPNAGVHCETWNTGVLGPATLNGVNSGTWDMSKWKWSYKIGTRGEAMSLHTTTGSSSVEWIEGSFMAKKQPLAWYKSYFDTPVGNEPLALDMNTMGKGQIWVNGHNIGRHWPAYMARGNCGRCNYAGIYNEKKCLSHCGEPSQRWYHVPRSWLKPFGNLLVIFEEWGGDPSGISLVKRTAK from the exons atggGTTTGCATTTTAGGGTTATAGCATGGATTTTTCTGGcagttttgtgtttttcatcATTGATTTACTCAATTGAAGCAGTGGTCACTTATGATCATAAAGCTTTGATCATCAATGGACAGAGAAGGATCCTTCTCTCTGGCTCTATTCACTATCCAAGAAGCACTCCTGAG ATGTGGCCTGATCTTATACACAAGGCCAAAGAAGGAGGTTTGGATGTTATACAAACTTATGTTTTTTGGAGTGGACATGAACCTTCTCCTGGAAAT TATTATTTTGAGGATAGGTATGATCTTGTTAAATTCACCAAGCTGGTGCATCGAGCTGGTCTTTATCTTGATCTAAGAATTGGTCCATACGTTTGTGCTGAGTGGAATTTTGG GGGATTTCCGGTTTGGCTCAAATATGTCCCTGGTATAGTTTTCAGAACAGATAATGAACCTTTCAAG ATTGCAATGCAAAAATTCACAAAGAAGATTGTGGATATGATGAAAGAAGAAAAGCTGTTTCAGACTCAAGGAGGACCCATCATTCTCTCACAG ATAGAGAATGAGTATGGACCAGTGCAATGGGAGATGGGAGCAGCAGGAAAGGCATACTCAAAATGGACAGCTGAAATGGCATTGGGACTGTCCACAGGTGTCCCATGGATTATGTGCAAGCAAGAGGATGCTCCTTACCCGATT ATAGACACATGCAATGGGTTTTATTGTGAGGGTTTCAAGCCAAACTCAGTCAATAAGCCGAAGTTGTGGACTGAGAACTGGACTGGTTG GTTCACGGAATTTGGAGGTGCAATACCAAACAGACCAGTGGAAGACATTGCGTTCTCTGTGGCTCGTTTCATACATAATGGTGGTTCTTTTATGAACTATTATATG TATTATGGAGGGACCAACTTTGATAGAACAGCTGGTGTTTTTATTGCCACAAGCTATGACTACGATGCTCCTCTCGATGAATATG GATTACCGAGAGAACCCAAGTATAGTCACCTAAAAGAATTACATAAGGTCATCAAGATGTGTGAACCTGCATTGGTCTCTGTTGATCCCACCATCACATCACTCGGAGATAATCAAGAA GCTCATGTGTTCAAGTCCAAGACTTCTTGTGCTGCATTTCTCTCGAACTACGACACGAGTCATCCGGCAAGAGTTATATTTGGGGGATTTCCGTATGATTTGCCTCCTTGGTCAATTAGTATTTTACCAGACTGCAAAACCGAGTATCACAACACTGCAAAG ATTCGTGTACCCAGCAGACTTATGAAGATGGTTCCTACTAGCCCACGATTTTCGTGGAAATCGTACAACGAGGCAATCCCTTCTTCAAATGACGTTGGTACATTTGTTAAAGATGGTCTTGTGGAACAAATAAGCATGACCAGAGATAAGACAGATTATTTCTGGTATCTTACAGA CATTACAATTAGTCCTAATGAGAAGTTCGTGAAGACTGGTGATGATCCTCTCCTTACGATTTGTTCAGCTGGACATGCTCTTCATGTTTTCGTCAATGGCCAGCTTTcag GAACTTCCTATGGAGCACTGAGCAACTCGAAGCTCACATTTAGTCAAAAGATCAAATTGCATGTAGGCATCAACAAACTTGCTCTGCTAAGTACTGCAGTTGGTCTTCCG AACGCTGGTGTGCATTGTGAGACTTGGAATACTGGTGTTCTAGGACCAGCCACATTAAACGGAGTTAACTCTGGAACATGGGACATGTCCAAATGGAAGTGGTCCTACAAG ATTGGTACTAGAGGTGAAGCTATGAGCCTTCATACCACAACCGGGAGTTCTTCTGTGGAATGGATAGAAGGATCATTCATGGCCAAGAAGCAACCCTTGGCCTGGTATAAG TCTTATTTTGATACACCGGTAGGCAACGAACCATTGGCTTTGGACATGAACACGATGGGGAAAGGTCAAATTTGGGTAAATGGACATAACATTGGACGCCACTGGCCTGCGTACATGGCTCGTGGGAACTGTGGACG